GATGTCCACGTCGGTGCGGGGGCCGGTATATGGATTAGACGACCTAGTATGGCGCAGTCTTGTGTGGGCTGCGCGCAAGCCCTTTGTCATGCAGGGCATGCCTCCCTTTCTGACCATGCGAAGCGACGATGAGTCGGGAAATTTCGAGTGGATTCACATCGCCAACGAATTCGGCATCAAACCCTGGGCGGGATTGTTTTATCAGAACATTGATAGCGCAGAGGCAGCCGATCTCTCCAACCTGACCAATGCCGGACTTGCCACAGCAGCGATCCACGCCTTCAATGGCAGCTTCTTTTATTTCAACCACGGTGCGGGAAATTATCCGGACGCCACCGTCGCTGCGAACTTTGCCGATGGTACGGCCTGGCACACAACGAACAACATCCCGATCTCGGATTACGTCCTGCCGCACTATTACGAGTTTGGCTCGAATGTATTCCAGGGTCTTTCCAATTGGGGTGTTGAGTTCGTCGGTACACAGATGGAGCCCGGCAATGGCTACGGCGCGCCTTGGATCATGAACGGGCCGTTCCGTGAATACGAAACAGGCGGCAGCAGTTCCGGGTTGCCAATGTATTACGCCGACTTCATGACCGTCCCCGGTCACCCAGAGTTTGATGGACAGTTCTTCAACTGCGTCACCGAGATTCGTGACGATGCTGGATACGAGTGGTACCCAAATCTGGGGGATGTAGCGGGCACAATTGGAAGAGGAACGCGCCAGACCAAGCGTGCCCTGGACGGGATGCAGTTGGCGACGCTCTTTACCCACGGCTACTTCGTGAGCGGGAGTTGGGGAGCCTCTGCCCCAGCCAACTGGCGGGCCATCCTGCAAGGCATTATGAACAACCTGAGCGCTTACGAGGTGGAGCCTGTGACGATAGACTACGCCTGCCGCTACATCCGAGCGACTACAACGTCGAATATCACATCGGCCGCTTATAACACAAGCACAAACCAAGTGATAGCGAACTTCAGCGGCGCCACAGATATCCCGACCCGTTTTTATTTGTTTATGGATGGGGAAGGTTACGTGATGGTGGATGTGCCTAGCTTCACAGGGACGACCACCGTTAACTACATTATTCCTGGGCCGCTGGATCACATCGTTGTCAGCCCAAATCCAGCAACCGTGGTGGCTGGCACAACCCAACAGTTCAGTGCGGTAGGTTATGACGCCAACAACAACCCGATTCCGAATCTGACCTTTGCCTGGAGTGTTGTCAATGGAGGTGGGACCATCGACGTGAGTGGGCGTTTCACAGCCGGAGTTATTCCGGGAACCTACGCCAACACGGTCGTGGCGACGCGCAACGCTATCAGCGGGACAGCCAGCGTGACAGTGTCCGAGCCGGTGCTCCACCACTTTGAGTTCGCCACGATCGCCAATCCAAAGTATTTGAATGCGCCGTTCTCAATAACACTTCGCGCCCGCGACAACGCTGGCAACCTGGTGGTTGGCTACGCTGGGACGGTAGCGCTGACCGACTCGACCGGGACGGTCACGCCAACTTCGGTCGGACCTTTCGTAGGTGGGGCGTGGACTGGTCCGGTGACCATTGGCGCTACGGCAAGCAGTGCGACCCTGACGGCGACAGGTAGTGGAGTAACTGGGATAAGCAATACCTTCCAGGTGCTCGCCGCCCCGGTTTGCCCATGCAGCATTTGGGATTCCGGGACAACGCCCGCGAATCCCTTTAATGCAGACCCCAATGCTTTGGAGGTTGGAATGAAATTCCGCGCCGCCACAGATGGGTACATCACTGCCTTGCGCTTCTACCGGAGCGCATCCAACACGGGGACGGAATTTGTCGGGCACCTGTGGACAGCAGATGGGACGATGCTGGCGGAGGCAGTCTATCCAACCGGAACACCAGCCGGATGGCAGCAGGTCAACCTGGCTGCGCCTGTTCCGATCAGTTCAGATACAACCTATGTAGTTTCATATCATACAACAGCAGGCTATGCCGTTGACCGGCCTTACTTCACTGAAGGCAACCGGGCGTTATACGAACACCCGCCGTTGCGCGCCCTGGTAGACGGTGAGCAGGGCGGAAATGGTGTCTATAAATACGATAATACCGTGCCTGCTGGTGGTTCCCACTTCCCAAATGAAACCTATCAATCCAGCAATTACTGGACAGATGTGGTCTTCGAGACCGACCTGACCCCACCGGAAGTGTGTGTTGACGGGGACTGTATGTTGTGGGGTGACAGTTTTACTCCTTCTGATGTATCTTCGAATTCCGAGGCTGTCGAGCTTGGTGTTCGATTCCGCTCCAGCTTGGGGGGGTACATCACCGGCTTGCGCTATTACCGTGGCTCAGGTGACACAGTCGCACACCCGGGACACCTGTGGGCATCCAATGGCACCTTGCTTGCCTCGCTTACTTTTCCAGCCACGGCAACCGCAGGCTGGCAACAGGCGCTTTTCGACACGCCCGTACTGGTCCTGCCCAATCAAATCTACGTGGCTTCTTACCATACTTCAACCTCCTGGATACGAACGCTCAATTACTTCACCAGTGGGCGTGATAACCCGCCTCTTTATGCCTATTCCAGCACTGAGGCAGGCGGCCCGAATGGCTTGTATACTTATGGTCCCTCGCCCAGTTTCCCCAACGGCACATTTAATGCCTCCAACTACTGGGTGGATGTGCTCTTCAGGACACAGATTCAACAAGATACGACCGCCCCGAGCGTGGCATCCACCATTCCGGCGCCGAATGCGAATGGTGTTGATATCAACGCCGATGTTACTACCACATTCAGCGAGGCAGTAGATCCGGACACCATCGGCAATGCCACCTTTGAACTGCGTGGTCCAGCGAACGCCCTAGTAACGGCTACCGTCACATACGACCAGAACACCCATACCGCCCGGCTGAACCCAGCCAGCCCCCTTTCTTACTCCACAACCTACACTGCTGTAGTAAAGGGCGGGGTTTACGGTGTACATGATCTGGCGGGCAATCCAATGTACGGAGATTACACCTGGTCATTCACCACTCTGACCGAAGCACCCACCCTGGATCATTTTGGATTTTCGGCAATATCGAGCCCGCAGGTAACAGGCACACCTTTTGCGGTAACGATTACTGCCTATGATGACGGTAATAATGTGTTCACACCCTACAATGGCACAGTCAACTTGAGTGTATCCGCTGGAACCATCACGCCAGTCCAGGCCGGGCCTTTTGTAGATGGCGTCTGGAGTGGGTCGCTTACCATTGACTCAAGTGTGGAGTATTCCGACCTGGTCGTCACTGCTACCGATGGGGCTGTTGTGGGTCAAAGCAATTCCTTTGCTTTGCAGCTGCCGCCGGAACCGCCAGACTTTTACACTGTCACATCCGATTCATACCAGCAGGTGACAGGAGTTCCGTTTAATGTGACTGTCACTACTTATCCCGGGCTGACGATCAACGCTTGGGAGGACAACCACCAGTACCCGGTTCTGGCAACGACCATTGATCCGACAACGTTAATTCCTGGAAATCCTGGAGAGTCGGATGGACAGTGGACGGAGTTTCATTACATTCAGGGCCGCCCTTATCCGAGCGTGCTAGCCGGTACAAATGAAGAGAATTATGGTCTGCCGACGATGCGCTTCTATGCGGATGGGATTCCCAACGGTGAATACCAGGTGATTGCCAACCTGTATGATAACGCCCAGATGCGCTACTTCTACGGTTATACAATGGATAATCCCAAGGCTTATTCCATTGATGTTCCCGGAGGCGCTACCGGCACGCAGCATCGCGAGTACAGCCTGGGCAATATCACTATCACCAACGGGACCTTCAATATCTACGTTCGAGACGCCGATTGGCTGGGTGGGCAGGATTACAGATTCTTCGGCTGGGCATGGATCCGCCTGGTTCCGGTCTACGGCGACACAACCATCAACGCCTGGGAAGATAACCATCAGGACCCAGTCCTGACCACAACCACCAACCCTGCGGCTATCATTGGTACAGATGGCTTTTGGACAGAATTCCTCTATACACCCAGCCGACCATATCCAACCATCCTGGCAGGAGTTGACGAAGAGAACCACGGCTTGCCGACGATGCGATTCTATGCAGATGGCATACCCAATGGCACCTACCAGGTATTTGCCAACTTGTACGATAACGCTTCCATGCGCTATTACTACGGCTTTTCGGCGGGCAATCCAAAAGAGTTCTCCATCGACCTGCCAGGTGGCGCTACCGGCACGCAGCATCGCGAGTACAGCCTGGGCAACATCACCATCA
This portion of the Anaerolineales bacterium genome encodes:
- a CDS encoding DUF4082 domain-containing protein produces the protein MSIQNLFSNAKWNKVNFRIQPAKMMQIFLILTVLTSAVGVNPAAAEDSILSDPLQLNPMSAPALQDSSNSRADALVLMNSDSAGHIDFVHYIQPYLDHFGIPYTLLDISTTPITENVIDYALIIIGHRQLDIAGTYLDTTEQGNLSAAVNAGTGLVNFDNDLSADGSTPHYSFVQDVFGFGYGGATSGSGVSFPSSTLHYIAERHTPGESLGTGEMSLPGVTLPGDVTTVASTGAQPFIAVTTYGAGRAVQWGSYEWMSTSVRGPVYGLDDLVWRSLVWAARKPFVMQGMPPFLTMRSDDESGNFEWIHIANEFGIKPWAGLFYQNIDSAEAADLSNLTNAGLATAAIHAFNGSFFYFNHGAGNYPDATVAANFADGTAWHTTNNIPISDYVLPHYYEFGSNVFQGLSNWGVEFVGTQMEPGNGYGAPWIMNGPFREYETGGSSSGLPMYYADFMTVPGHPEFDGQFFNCVTEIRDDAGYEWYPNLGDVAGTIGRGTRQTKRALDGMQLATLFTHGYFVSGSWGASAPANWRAILQGIMNNLSAYEVEPVTIDYACRYIRATTTSNITSAAYNTSTNQVIANFSGATDIPTRFYLFMDGEGYVMVDVPSFTGTTTVNYIIPGPLDHIVVSPNPATVVAGTTQQFSAVGYDANNNPIPNLTFAWSVVNGGGTIDVSGRFTAGVIPGTYANTVVATRNAISGTASVTVSEPVLHHFEFATIANPKYLNAPFSITLRARDNAGNLVVGYAGTVALTDSTGTVTPTSVGPFVGGAWTGPVTIGATASSATLTATGSGVTGISNTFQVLAAPVCPCSIWDSGTTPANPFNADPNALEVGMKFRAATDGYITALRFYRSASNTGTEFVGHLWTADGTMLAEAVYPTGTPAGWQQVNLAAPVPISSDTTYVVSYHTTAGYAVDRPYFTEGNRALYEHPPLRALVDGEQGGNGVYKYDNTVPAGGSHFPNETYQSSNYWTDVVFETDLTPPEVCVDGDCMLWGDSFTPSDVSSNSEAVELGVRFRSSLGGYITGLRYYRGSGDTVAHPGHLWASNGTLLASLTFPATATAGWQQALFDTPVLVLPNQIYVASYHTSTSWIRTLNYFTSGRDNPPLYAYSSTEAGGPNGLYTYGPSPSFPNGTFNASNYWVDVLFRTQIQQDTTAPSVASTIPAPNANGVDINADVTTTFSEAVDPDTIGNATFELRGPANALVTATVTYDQNTHTARLNPASPLSYSTTYTAVVKGGVYGVHDLAGNPMYGDYTWSFTTLTEAPTLDHFGFSAISSPQVTGTPFAVTITAYDDGNNVFTPYNGTVNLSVSAGTITPVQAGPFVDGVWSGSLTIDSSVEYSDLVVTATDGAVVGQSNSFALQLPPEPPDFYTVTSDSYQQVTGVPFNVTVTTYPGLTINAWEDNHQYPVLATTIDPTTLIPGNPGESDGQWTEFHYIQGRPYPSVLAGTNEENYGLPTMRFYADGIPNGEYQVIANLYDNAQMRYFYGYTMDNPKAYSIDVPGGATGTQHREYSLGNITITNGTFNIYVRDADWLGGQDYRFFGWAWIRLVPVYGDTTINAWEDNHQDPVLTTTTNPAAIIGTDGFWTEFLYTPSRPYPTILAGVDEENHGLPTMRFYADGIPNGTYQVFANLYDNASMRYYYGFSAGNPKEFSIDLPGGATGTQHREYSLGNITITDGTFNIYIRDADWLGGMDYRFFGWAWIRLASAGVEMSSSSATMLFDADGDGIYGEAGDTVKQLTNGAFTISAQESTPGTGVEIIATDNAGRTGSNQYTVTTTNQAPQAVDDTYTIDENTTLTVAAPGVLNNDTDPDSDSLNAIEVSGTTHGTLDLNADGSFTYTPYSGYSGDDTFTYKANDGYEDSNTATVSISVIPNEYTLTIVSDHGLVTKTPNKPTYHYLDVVTLSMTAVDPGWTFTGWSGDVFEDKVTILGDTTVTANFALNQYTITFDSNGGSPVDPITQDFGSTVTAPADPTKAGYTFAGWDPSVPATMPLGGAALTAQWTVNQYTITFDSNGGSAVDPITQDFGSAVTAPADPTRLGYTFAGWDPSVPATMPLNGANLTAQWTANEYTITFDSNGGSAVASITQAFGSSITPPADPTRAGFTFAGWDPAIPATMPLGGAALTAQWTANDYTITFDSNGGSAVDPITLPYGSAVTAPADPTRPGYTFAGWDPSVPATMPLGGATLTAQWTVNRYTITFDSNGGSAVDPITQDFGSAVTAPADPTKAGYTFAGWDPSIPATMPLGGAALTAQWTVNQYTLAYTAGTGGTLTGEASQVVNYGGNGTLVTAVPNTGYYFVSWSDGVLTVSRTDENVTANLSVTATFAQGAATIKLIDSTGAGIAGARAQYYDKGWKDIPGTTNTEGMLSVAIPGLKGRVNFKIYHAGAQIQKTQDITSNPLVVFQTKMVTLKLLSSTGSELTGGAQYYAGGWKPFGSGATTTAMELLPLTYSFRVSYGGAQVSKSINIATTPDVVFQTKLVTFKLLSSTGSDLTGGAQYYIGGWKTFGSGTTTTAMELLPVTYSFRVSYGGAQISKSINIATTANVVFQTGSVHSDSGTCTQYYAGGWRPFTQDMELLPVAYPFRFTGWPQKTYTLTSGIVNHIH